Proteins found in one Saccharomyces kudriavzevii IFO 1802 strain IFO1802 genome assembly, chromosome: 11 genomic segment:
- the PAM17 gene encoding Pam17p (similar to Saccharomyces cerevisiae PAM17 (YKR065C); ancestral locus Anc_1.196), with protein sequence MFVNTIRLTSQRLLARQSTVAAAALRATTTTLPLRSYSQPASLQNPTKLTWSDFFKLRKLQHRINVGSSLFSMLLGCNISWAYLSTMEIDPTQLLLGFDPFTVISAGIIASGTLGYLLGPTVGSQVFKLSHGKQLVQFNDKNKEFLKHIIHNRVDASSQSFSNPVPDYYGEKIGSLKEYKQWLRDCHAYAKKANEFL encoded by the coding sequence ATGTTTGTCAATACCATTAGATTGACATCGCAAAGACTTTTGGCGAGGCAATCAACTGTCGCTGCCGCCGCATTGCGTGCCACCACCACAACACTACCCTTAAGATCATATTCTCAACCTGCATCCCTTCAAAACCCCACTAAGTTGACATGgtctgattttttcaagttaaGAAAACTACAACATAGAATAAATGTCGGCTCTTCGCTATTTTCCATGCTCTTAGGGTGTAACATCTCATGGGCTTACCTCTCAACGATGGAAATAGACCCAACTCAATTGCTTTTGGGATTCGACCCATTTACTGTAATCTCTGCCGGGATAATCGCCTCTGGTACTCTCGGTTACCTATTGGGCCCCACAGTTGGTTCGCAAGTGTTTAAACTCTCCCATGGCAAACAGTTGGTACAGTTTAACgacaaaaataaagagtTCCTGAAGCATATTATTCATAACAGGGTCGATGCCTCTTCCCAAAGTTTCAGTAACCCTGTCCCAGACTATTACGGTGAGAAGATTGGCTCTTTAAAGGAGTACAAACAATGGTTAAGGGACTGTCATGCCTACGCCAAAAAAGCTAACGAATTCTTGTAA
- the CCP1 gene encoding cytochrome-c peroxidase (similar to Saccharomyces cerevisiae CCP1 (YKR066C); ancestral locus Anc_1.194) gives MATAVKFLPALGRTVHKRSLYLFSAAAAAAAASATFAFSQSHKKSSSQGGNDNNGWNGWAKAAALASATPLVHVASPEKEMSYEDFQKVYNAIALKLRDDDNYDNYIGYGPVLVRLAWHTSGTWDKHDNTGGSYGGTYRFKKEFNDPSNAGLQNGFNFLEPIHKEFPWISSGDLFSLGGVTAVQEMQGPKIPWRCGRVDTPEDTTPDNGRLPDADKDADYVRTFFQRLNMNDREVVALMGAHALGKTHLKNSGYEGPWGAANNVFTNEFFLNLLNEDWKLEKNEANNKQWDSKSGYMMLPTDYALVQDPKYLKIVKEYADDQDKFFKDFSKVFEKLLENGITFPKGTPGPFIFKTLEEQEL, from the coding sequence ATGGCTACTGCTGTTAAATTCTTACCTGCACTGGGCAGAACCGTTCACAAGAGGTCTCTCTACCTGTTCTCTGCCGccgctgctgctgctgctgccaGTGCTACTTTTGCTTTCTCACAGTCCCACAAGAAATCGTCGTCCCAGGGAGGCAACGACAATAATGGATGGAACGGCTGGGCGAAGGCTGCTGCGCTAGCCTCCGCCACGCCGCTAGTCCATGTGGCCTCCCCCGAAAAGGAGATGTCGTACGAGGACTTCCAGAAGGTGTACAATGCCATCGCGCTCAAGCTGAGGGACGATGACAACTACGACAACTACATAGGTTACGGTCCTGTGCTAGTGCGCCTTGCATGGCACACGTCTGGGACTTGGGACAAGCACGACAACACGGGCGGGTCGTATGGTGGTACGTACAGATTCAAGAAGGAGTTCAACGATCCATCCAACGCCGGCCTGCAGAACGGCTTTAATTTTCTGGAGCCCATTCACAAGGAGTTCCCTTGGATCTCTTCAGGTGACCTATTTAGCTTGGGAGGCGTAACCGCTGTGCAGGAAATGCAGGGCCCCAAGATCCCATGGAGGTGCGGTAGAGTCGACACCCCAGAGGACACCACCCCCGACAATGGCAGACTACCCGACGCTGACAAGGACGCCGACTATGTTAGGACGTTTTTCCAAAGACTGAACATGAACGACAGAGAGGTCGTGGCGCTTATGGGGGCACACGCTCTGGGAAAGACTCACCTGAAGAACTCCGGGTACGAGGGACCCTGGGGGGCCGCTAACAACGTGTTCACCAACGAGTTCTTCCTGAACTTGTTGAATGAGGACTGGAAACTGGAAAAGAACGAGGCCAACAACAAACAATGGGACTCTAAAAGCGGATATATGATGCTGCCTACTGATTACGCCTTGGTCCAGGACCCTAAGTATTTGAAGATCGTGAAAGAATATGCCGATGACCAGGACAAATTCTTCAAGGacttttccaaagttttCGAAAAACTGTTGGAAAACGGTATAACTTTCCCCAAGGGCACGCCTGGCCCATTTATCTTCAAGACTTTAGAAGAACAGGAGTTATAG